A single genomic interval of Kwoniella newhampshirensis strain CBS 13917 chromosome 12, whole genome shotgun sequence harbors:
- a CDS encoding allantoinase, whose protein sequence is MSKQIVLAPLALLPGAVTPQPATLEIDLTTRIITDIRLGLEQEEKLNATEVLRIEDGKVLLPGLIDGGVTTVIDMPLNSIPPTTTVKGLECKRAEAKKIGVKSDLGFWGGIIPGNQNELVPLLTAGVKGFKCFLIESGVDEFPQGTNALILFHAELDVHTHSPAVVDPSQYKTFVGSRPPEWEITALELVLKIARRYPQLRFHIVHLSAAGAVPLIKAARADGVSNLTVETCFHYLCLKAEDIPPNATQFKCCPPIRDEANRKGLISALLDGTIDYVVSDHSPCVPELKKGDFMTAWGGVSGLGLGLSLLWTELGEEVGIRRVVDWLGQAQAKQVGLEGKKGVLAIGAAADYVVFDPAAEFEVSQETLRFKNKVSPYVGMKLRGVVERTYVGGQIAWDGSNALGSSGALL, encoded by the exons ATGTCTAAGCAAATCGTCCTTGCGCCCCTCGCACTGCTTCCTGGAGCCGTCACCCCGCAGCCGGCCACTCTCGAAATTGATTTGACGACTCGGATCATCACTGATATACGATTGGGTCtcgagcaggaagagaaacTGAATGCTACCGAGGTTTTACGCATCGAGGATGGCAAGGTTTTACTTCCTGGTCTGATAGA CGGAGGTGTCACAACCGTGATAGATATGCCGCTCAATTCAATCCCTCCGACCACTACCGTAAAAGGACTGGAATGCAAGAGAGCCGAGGCTAAGAAGATTGGGGTGAAATCGGATCTCGGTTTTTGGGGAGGGATCATTCCAGGCAATCAGAATGAGCTGGTACCCTTACTTACCGCTGGCGTGAAGGGCTTCAAATGTTTCTTGATTGAGTCAGGTGTCGAT GAGTTCCC GCAGGGCACGAACGCTTTGATCCTGTTTCACGCCGAGCTAGACGTCCACACCCACTCCCCTGCTGTCGTCGACCCAAGTCAATACAAAACATTCGTGGGATCAAGACCGCCCGAATGGGAGATTACGGCACTTGAGTTGGTCCTGAAAATCGCTCGTCGGTATCCCCAACTTCGCTTCCACATCGTACACCTGTCGGCTGCAGGTGCAGTTCCACTTATCAAGGCAGCTCGAGCGGACGGCGTCTCCAATCTTACCGTGGAAACCTGTTTCCATTACCTTTGTCTAAAAGCAGAAGACATTCCCCCAAACGCAACACAATTCAAATGTTGTCCACCCATCCGCGACGAGGCTAACCGCAAAGGTCTCATCTCTGCTTTATTGGACGGGACGATTGATTATGTCGTTTCTGATCACTCTCCTTGCGTTCCTGAGCTGAAGAAAGGGGATTTCATGACAGCATGGGGAGGAGTGTCGGGACTGGGATTGGGCCTGTCCTTGTTGTGGACAGAgttgggagaagaagtcggCATCAGGAGGGTTGTTGACTGGCTAGGACAAGCTCAGGCAAAGCAAGTGGGCctggaggggaagaaaggtgTGCTTGCGATCGGAGCTGCTGCGGATTACGTAGTATTCGATCCAGCAGCAGAGTTTGAAGTGTCTCAA GAAACTCTTCGATTCAAGAACAAGGTATCACCCTACGTTGGCATGAAGTTGAGGGGAGTTGTGGAGAGGACGTATGTGGGCGGACAAATCGCTTGGGACGGTTCGAACGCGCTGGGATCATCAGGTGCTTTGTTATAA
- a CDS encoding DNA-binding protein, 42 kDa, giving the protein MSTEPAVDLKKNVPQPDAKAEKEVEKGLGNDALTKYTTAGQALGEVLKKFIPQVVAGKKVLDLCIEGDKLVAETVAPLWNKAKNGVKVGKENDVVKVMLGIQLDGYAVTHAETVHLSSKTDGLAADVIKAAYDAAQLAMRTLKVGAKNWDVSDIVEKAAKEYGCVGVEGMLSCQHQQNVTDGKKRVLLNPTPELKRDHETATFDEGEVYGVDILVVSGSNGKAKADPSRTSIYKRATDVNYQLKMKTSRAVFSEIQKKAGVFPFTLRALDDEKRARMGVQEAVTHVSSSKSFQDEELQKLIAQPLRAPKKKNKKTNGEEVKEETKA; this is encoded by the exons ATGTCTACAGAACCCGCAGTCGATCTCAAGAAGAACGTTCCTCAGCCAGACGCCAaggctgagaaggaggtaGAGAAGGGGCTCGGTAACGATGC CCTCACAAAGTATACCACTGCCGGTCAGGCCCTCGGCGAGGTTCTTAAGAAGTTCATTCCCCAGGTAGTCGCCGGCAAGAAGGTCCTGGACCTTTGTATCGA AGGTGACAAGCTCGTTGCTGAGACCGTCGCTCCTTTGTGGAACAAAGCCAAGAACGGCGTCAAAGTCGGAAAAG AAAACGATGTCGTCAAGGTCATGCTCGGTATTCAGCTCGACGGATACGCTGTCACTCACGCCGAGACGGTTCATCTATCCTCAAAGACCGATGGCCTTGCTGCTGATGTCATCAAAGCAGCTTACGATGCTGCTCAGTTAGCGATGAGAACGCTCAAAGTCGGTGCCAAGAATTGGGATGTTTCCGATATCGTCGAGAAGGCAGCCAAGGAGTATGGCTgtgtcggtgtcgaggGTATGCTCAGTTGTCAGCACCAGCAAAACGTCACGGACGGCAAGAAGCGAGTTTTGTTGAATCCCACCCCCGAGCTCAAGAGGGATCATGAGACCGCTACTTtcgatgagggtgaggtGTACGGTGTGGATATCTTGGTCGTTTCAGGTAGCAATGGAAAG GCAAAAGCCGATCCATCTCGAACTTCCATCTACAAACGAGCTACCGACGTCAACTATCAGCTGAAAATGAAGACGTCACGAGCTGTGTTTTCCGAGATTCAAAAGAAAGCTGGTGTTTTCCCCTTTACTCTTCGGGCGCTTGACGATGAGAAACGAGCGAGAATGGGTGTCCAGGAGGCTGTGACTCATG tctcatcctccaaaTCGTTCCAAGACGAGGAGCTCCAGAAGCTCATTGCCCAACCTCTGCGAGCgcccaagaagaagaacaagaagacaAACggggaggaggtcaaggaggaaaCAAAAGCTTAG
- a CDS encoding argininosuccinate synthase, translating into MAASGEKKGKVILAYSGGLDTSCILLWLIEQGYEVIAYMADVGQEEDFEAARTKAMKCGATGFFLADLKREFVEELIYPAVQCNAIYEGVYLLGTSLARPVIARGMIEVALREGCDFVSHGCTGKGNDQVRFELAFYGLAPNIKVIAPWRLPEFYNRFAGRSALLEYAATNGIPVTQTAAKPWSTDENLFHISYEAGILEDPNQTPPDDMWKLTNSPQKAPDSPEQVHIEFSKGLPVKVTFPADGKVVTDAVDIFLTLNALARKHGVGRIDIVENRFIGVKSRGCYESPAATILRVAHMDLEGLTLDRNVRALRDQFITRELSNILYNGFFFSPEREFVTAAIPASQKTVNGLVRLKCYKGNVIVEGRDADEGLYDAKFSSMDEMGGFEPTATSGFIDISSIRIKAWGLQNLKRGQGGVAPEDVYHRE; encoded by the exons ATGGCTGCTTCCGGTGAAaagaagggcaaggtcATCCTCGCCTACTCCGGTGGtcttg ACACCTCCTGTATCCTCCTCTGGCTCATTGAGCAAGGTTACGAGGTCATTGCTTACATGGCCGATGTTGgtcaggaggag GACTTTGAGGCCGCACGAACCAAGGCCATGAAATGTGGTGCTACCggcttcttcctcgctgaTCTCAAGCGCGAGTTTGTCGAGGAGCTCATTTACC CTGCCGTCCAGTGCAATGCGATCTACGAGGGTGTCTACCTCCTTGGTACATCTCTTGCTCGACCTGTTATTGCTCGAGGTATGATTGAGGTCGCTCTCCGAGAAGGCTGCGA CTTCGTCTCGCACGGCTGTACTGGCAAGGGTAACGACCAAGTTCGATTCGAGCTCGCTTTCTACGGTCTTGCCCCTAACATCAAGGTCATCGCCCCTTGGCGATTGCCCG AGTTCTACAACCGATTCGCTGGTCGATCCGCCCTCCTCGAGTATGCCGCTACCAATGGTATCCCCGTGACCCAGACCGCTGCCAAGCCCTGGTCCACTG ACGAGAACCTGTTCCACATCTCTTACGAGGCCGGTATTTTGGAGGACCCCAACCAGACTCCCCCCGATGACATGTGGAAACTTACAAACTCCCCCCAAAAGGCTCCCGACAGTCCGGAACAGGTTCACATCGAGTTCTCCAAGGGTCTTCCCGTCAAAGTGACCTTCCCTGCAGACGGCAAGGTGGTCACTGACGCtgtcgacatcttcctcactctcaaCGCCCTCGCTCGAAAGCACGGTGTTGGACGAATTGACATCGTTGAGAACCGATTCATCGGTGTCAAATCTCGAGGATGTTACGAGTCACCTGCTGCTACTATCCTTCGAGTCGCTCACATGGACCTCGAAGGTCTGACTCTCGACCGAAACGTCCGAGCTCTTCGGGACCAGTTCATCACCCGAGAGCTCAGTAACATCCTTTACAAtggtttcttcttctcccccgAACGAGAGTTTGTCACCGCCGCCATTCCCGCATCGCAGAAGACCGTCAACGGTCTCGTCCGACTCAAGTGTTACAAGGGTAACGTCATCGTCGAGGGCCGAGATGCCGATGAGGGTCTGTATGACGCTAAATTCTCGTCcatggacgagatgggtgGCTTCGAGCCCACTGCTACCTCTGGTTTCATTGACATCTCGAGCATCCGAATCAAGGCCTGGGGTCTTCAGAA CCTGAAGCGAGGCCAAGGCGGTGTCGCCCCCGAGGACGTTTACCACCGAGAGTAG
- a CDS encoding NAD(P)H-hydrate epimerase: MSIRYISQKLALQIDEELMSSSGAFSLDQLMELAGLSCAQALAKSYPASSHRRVMVACGPGNQGGDGLVAARHLHMFRYKPTIYLPKPGSKDIYQRLLRQCENLNIPVLKDVNEFKKGLGESDVILDAIFGFSFHPPLRAPFHTVLSAITSTSLPIVSVDIPSGWSVTDGPQPLYTESDENGKTESVETFVPEVLVSLTVPKEGVRGFKGRHWLGGRFVPDDLAEKFELNLPEYEGVDQVVELPRIVE, encoded by the exons ATGTCAATTCGATATATCAGCCAGAAGCTCGCTCTGCAA atcgacgaagagctcATGTCCTCTTCCGGGGCATTCTCTTTGGACCAA CTGATGGAACTTGCCGGGTTATCCTGTGCGCAAGCCCTCGCGAAATCTTACCCCGCTTCGTCGCATAGAAGGGTGATGGTAGCTTGTGGACCTGGTAATCAG GGAGGAGACGGTCTCGTAGCTGCTCGTCACCTTCACATGTTCAGATACAAACCCACCATCTACTTGCCTAAACCTGGATCCAAAGATATCTACCAACGTTTACTGCGCCAATGCGAGAATCTCAACATACCTGTGCTGAAAGATGTGAACGAGTTCAAGAAAGGGTTGGGAGAGAGTGATGTGATTCTGGATGCAATttttg GCTTCTCATTCCATCCACCCCTTCGCGCGCCATTCCACACGGTACTGTCCGCCATAACATCCACCTCCCTGCCTATCGTGTCCGTCGACATACCTTCCGGATGGTCAGTGACAGACGGCCCCCAACCGCTCTACACCGAATCCGATGAGAACGGTAAAACGGAGAGCGTCGAGACGTTCGTACCAGAGGTCTTGGTCAGTCTCACTGTTCCCAAAGAAGGTGTGAGAGGGTTCAAAGGGAGACACTGGTTGGGAGGACGCTTTGTCCCGGA TGATCTCGCCGAGAAGTTCGAACTGAATTTGCCAGAATACGAAGGGGTAGATCAGGTTGTCGAGCTTCCTCGCATCGTCGAGTAA